The genomic DNA AagtgccacgaagtttttaacctCCAGAAAGTAACTTCAGGGACCCTCTAAAATTTACCATGTATGATCAACCTGACGAGCTCAGTCGATTTAAccaagtccgtctgtctgtctgtatataggcgaatttaatttaacatacaaactgatcgatcgaaatACAATTCTTCTTTGAAAAATTCGTTTTGGACAATGGTCTGCTATTTTTCGAATATTGCCTTAAGGGGATATTCTAGgggtttagaaatttaaacaaatcgatttttttttgcatagttTTGTAGTATAACCCTTTGAGAATATGTCCctaaaagattttttgaaatttcaattatttttggagTTACAGCTCATTGTATACTGCGCCGACAAAATCAACTCGCTGATCGACGCGAGctttaaattcgtttttctcTGAACTATAATACTTTCTGAAATTCTAATCcatcgatttacttgaaattttatagcTATGAGCTTTTCTATATATTactcattttttttaatatttaaatcttCCGAACGGAAAAAAACAGGGAAataacgaaacatatttttaaaaagccgccattttgcgaaaaaaaagtttctccaaaatcctctcgtagtgcTATAACTACATTTTCCTCTTTAAGGATCACTCAACAATTTACATTTCAAGTTACTGGGAGTTCTGATTTTCTGCACACCAGAACGCGCCACTTTTTCTTCAGTCCCCACTCTGCCGGCctggaacttttttttttaatattataaatgatttagactctttaaatatcaataaaacacataaaaaatttatagcaaacatatttttttttaacgggTTCGAAAAAGAGCCTAAAATTCGGGCTTCTAAACCAGAAAACCCACTTAAGAACCACAAATTTATAAGGAATTCCATTCATTTGTCTTGACAAAAAGTGAAGCTTACATAAGTTCCAATAAATGGTAAATTTTGTGACTTTTGGAAAATCTAAAGCATGCCGCTTCCACAATTACTAAATCTAATTCCGAAACCGACGTCATAAAAGAATAACGACAGATTCTTGTAAATCCAAATAGAACACTATTGGCACCGCTTACTtgataaaaactgaaattttaaacaaatttgagaAAAACGGTAAAATGTTAAGCCACAATGTAAAAAATACCGTTATGTCTTCTAATGTATTgaataaaaaccaataaaaattcaaacattGAGTCAAAAATCATCTTGtgaagtttataaaatatttgagccCATTCTTTTAAGCGCTAGTGTTTAGTTTGTATATTAGTGTGTAGTTACGGACATAAAAAGCATTCGCCGAAAACGTTAAAGTCATAAACATTATGTTGACTTATTACTTACTGAGTTCACTTACTCTGTTCACTTTTACCTCACACTCGTACGGATTCTTATATTAAGCGGGCTCTTTACTTTTTGTAGTCATCTTGTGTATTTTTCATTGCGCAACGATTTGTTGTATTGCAATACTCATTTAGCTAAATGACTTGAATTGAAGGTACGTACGTCCTGTCATTCAGTTCTCCTATTTAACTTCACTAGCACGCATAttcctttgtttatattttatatttgccaCGTTTTCAGGATACAAATATGTCGATTAGCAAAGTCACGTTCTGTCACTTAAGATGCTGACTGGTTAAATAGAATCTACTCACTttaaataccatatatgatACCCATCTCGGTGCAAAAAGGAACTATTGTTACtacttacatatacaatataagaaaataaaatgtctggagaatattttaatgatataatTGTACAACACATTCCTACCGAATCACACAATAAGCTACTGCATACATTGCTTTAAGGGATTACATGGGTTTCgcggcttaaaaaaaaaaacattttttattgtcttataaATGCTTTAATATCTCTAAAATATTTGTCTAAATTATCAAGTTGATCCGAGTAATAATTTTGGAGTTACAGCCTAGAAAAGTTGTGTGCTCGGAGTCAGCTATGTTATATAGTCACttcaaactttaaacgcgtttttcttgaaactgtGTTTTTAAAGTCggtaccaaagctataatacccttatcAGGTGCGTTTCTTAAAACAACTCGATGTATAACTAAATGTGAAAACATAATTGGCCAACTGACTGCATCCGATGGAAAATCTTTTGTTAGTTCTTTCTAGCTACTTTGATAAAAACAGCGACTAAGTGAATCAAGTTTATTTACTAAGAAAAATTCGTTTATGAAGTTGTtggcttgattccgatcgttcagtttgagtaacaactatatgttatactggttcgatctgaacagtttcaAGAGATTATAACGCTGCCTTGAAcacttgccaaataaaaaagttttccatacaagaacttgatataCACTCTTCAAGGTATAATAAGTAacaagtatttatattaatatacatatttataattaccATAAAAGTAAAGACAatataattttgtgtttttattcgaaacgaaaaaatatgtttttaggtATAGTTAGCTGAAGTTACCTCTAAAACTGTATGGGCACATCTACTTGTATGTTAGAACTGAATAGTTGGTGAAACATTGAAATCACTTACTTATAGTTTGGTCAACATTGTCTATTTATAAAAACACGAATTCCTGCAGATATTGCAAAACTTAACTCAGGGCGAGCAGATAATTGCTTTTGTCAGCGCTATCGGCCATCTTGTTGGTGACTTTTTTTCTGAAGAGTGTGTTGATCAGTAAAGGGTCACTTGGTTGGTTTTAATTTCACCTAATTCAAAGTGgaagaaaacagtaaaatttttccACCGGtggtaaataatttatattgaaaaaggTTCTATAGGTTTCCTCTACACCAGATATACTTTAAGCGAAGATCGTGCCAACATTTTCGTTAATAGTGAACGCTACTGACAAATTTTTCGAAACATTTGAGCTCCCCACGGCAATATGAATATTCTAGCACTCGTGAAAGCGCGAATAATATCAGTAAAGGCGCCTGTTGAATCATGTGGTTCCACTCTGTTAGACTGCTTATGGCGATAGTATGTGAATTTAATAATTCTGCTGATAAGTCAGTTATGACAGTTCAGTTCGCCTGTACAGAAAAAATGGATCCCAGTGAGCCATATGATCGTAATACGATGCAACATTGGGGTCAAAATATTGATCATctcgaaaaatttgttttgttccTCCAAGTACCACcctttacaacaaaagcaaatgaaaGGAAGTTGAGCACTTACTCGAGAGTTTGAAGTTGTCTTAGCCGATTTTATTGTTCTACTCTTATTTGGAATTAACTAGTAATGTAATTTTGAAATCACTCAATTCAAATCGCTCACCCTGTATATGTACTCGCATGTTTATTTTATGGCATTTTTGTTGCCGTCTTTAAACAAACCACAATGTGCAATTTTTATGTGGTTTTTATATGCTGTTAGTACAATCatgctcacacatacatacctacataacaACAAGTGAGTTTCCGACATTTACTTTCCGGCTTTATTGCTTCTTTGCTTATCTGATGCGAAAACGCATGCATTACGCATTAAAATGTTCCCCCTTTTGATCGTTTTTACAGTCTGGCGCGGTAACGATGTCTTACCCATAAATATTTCAGTGGATAtgcttgtgtatgtgtaagtgtgttgACGTCTTACAGCACTCGATTTACTTCCGTTTTTATATAGTTTATCTTTAGAATTTATGTCGTTAATTTTTACGTCACTTGCAACTTGCTTATGGCGAAATCTTAACTTAACTTTTCCCACCCTGGGCCAATTATTGCTAAAACTCGTTTGgggatttcaaatatttttgtgctttgaaaacattttgaaacattgaaaatatttgtcaaataacATGCATCTGGGCTGCATGGATCTTGGTTACGCCATAAAGACCTGTAATATTCTACATAATTTCGAATATTTCTGGCCACACTGTAGCATATATTTTTCCTCGCAGATCCGGTGATTAATAAGACACTTAGTTGTATCGCACAAATGCCAGTCGGGTCTACTTAACCGAAGTTGGACTTAAAAGCAATTATGGTATCCcagcatttccaaaaaaatatttgagaaatattttaagCTGTTCCTTCAACAATACACAACTATATGCTAATTCTTTTTAAAGCTTTGGTttgaattaatttgttaagctaGCATAATAGTTACCTGATTCTATAAAAAATCGATTGGAGTCATTTTGGCCTCTTCCAGTACACCCACAGATCTTATATTAGTCAAACACAAAATAtgaatccaaaaaaaatataattacatttattaatttgtgattattttctctctctcttcctCTTTCTATACAGCTGGACGCCAAAAGCAGTCCGCTAGCTTTGCTGGCGCAGACGTGCAGCGCAATCGGTGCGGATACAACCAATCCAAAACTGCTTGCTGCCAACATTGAGAAATCTACCAAATCGACATTGAAGTCAAGCGGTGCTGATGGACGCGATAAGTCCTCACCAGTGAGCAGTCAATCATCGTCCGTATCAACCGGCTCCGTCGAACACATCAAGTCCAGCTTTAAGCCGTATGAGTCgaataataatttaatcaaCAACAATCACATGCGAGAGAGACTTGAAGCCGAAACGGAGCGCGCCACAAACTTAAGCACCAGTGCGTCGACAAACAGTTTAAATCTCATCGGCAATGGCGGCCGAGTGCGTACACCAAAGAGTAATGGCAGCGGTGGCATAATGTTATTGAATGGCCAGCAGCATGCTgcacaactgcaacaacaacgttGTGACTCAAACCAAAGTGCCACCTCACAACGAGACTCGCCAGCGATCAATGGTTTGCGGAAGAGCTCACCAATAGGTACCGCTAGCGCAGTTATGGATCTGCAGCAACGCATCAGTAATAGTAGTAGTCCACAGCAACGCGCATCTTCTAAAGAATCGGCAGCGTTAAGTCATGGTATTAGCAGCGCACAAATGAGTCCTAGCGCTGCGGCTGCGGCAGCTGCTGCCAGCCAATCACGTCTGCAGTCTGCTACGGATTCAGCTATAGCTGCAGCCAAAGAGGCGAACTATGTGAAGGCGTTGCATGCTGCAGCCGCGGCTGCAGGTGTCCCTACAACGAGCGCGGGTTCGCTACCAGGCAATACCGCTTACTATGCTGGCTATCCGAGTGGCAATCCGTCGAGTGGCTTGTCATATCCGATGGACGTAATGACGGCTAGTGCGCTTATGTCACAACATCATCCAATGTTTAAGGCGGCTGCAATGCATCCCTACTTGAATTATGCTCGCCTGAAGGGCATCGATCCGGCCGTTTTGATGACACCGAATATCTGTCGCGATCCCTACTGTACCGGCTGTCCATCCTCGCCACATTTTCTCAACAAAGCCGCCGGCCAACCATGTCCGGCTGGTTGTCCACAATGTGAAAGCAACTCCGTCAAAGCGGCGTCGTTGGGCGGTGGCGGTTCTTCGGCTGCAGCTGCAGTCGCCGCAGCGGCAGCTTCATCATATCATGCACAACTGGCTGCGCTGGCCGCCGCCTCACAAATGCCGTACGTCTGCTCCTGGATCAGCGCGGACGCGGCGTACTGTGGCAAGCGTTTCGGCACCTCCGATGAACTGTTCCAACATTTGCGTACACATACCGCATCGCTGCCAGATTCAGTGCTGAGCGCTGCTGCAGCAGGCGGTATACCACCAACGCATCCATTATTTCAGCGCACCTACCCTACGCCACCATTGAGTCCCCTGTCTGCCGCACGCTATCATCCCTACGGTAAACCCTCCATGCTGCCGCCACCGCTGTCATCTGCGGCCGGCGCTTTGGGTGGTCTCTCAATGCCACCACATCCAGCGCTAGCACAATACTTTGCGCCCTATTCTCTCTACGGACCGTCGCGAATGGGTTCCTCCCATCCATAGTAGGAGGCTGTTAGTGGTAGAGCGCGCGATGTCTACAGAACGCATTTGAAATAAGTGGCCAGGGTTTGCTGAATGAATACTACATATATTCTTAATATCTTCAGTCAATTTCGACATTGAATGTCCTCATATTGATAATTCCTCACTTCCGgggaaattttttgtaaatgtaaGAGACGCAAGTCATAAGACGCGTAAAGTGCTAGTGATGTAAATTAATCTACGTgtgttatgtacataaatatgtatgcatatgaggtgtacatatgtataaaataaagcATGCTAATATTTGTACTGcatgaaattataataaaataattaaagtaattatCGTAATGGTAAAGAGCGTTTGCAATAAACAAAAgaagaattatttattttattaactaaactaattaaaaattttatcaaagtgaataataaataaagaataaattgtatgtatgtataatccAAATATCAAATTGTAAGCAAAAGCAGCgttgttgtatattttaaagTGTAAACcacaaatgtaataaaattacaaataaacttTAAGATTCAATTAAGTCATCATCAAAGAAACAATAAAACCacgtcaaatattaaaatattaaaaaaaaaactgcacatacttcattatttaaagagattaaGGTTagtatgaatttaattttaagctctgctattttgttaataaatttacaGGTGGAAGCAATAACAAAGTCATACAGTTGAATTCAATACAAGAGAGGTCTAACCACTTCCTCTCTTGTATTTTGATGATGTCagtgtttgtgaaattttctgCTTCATTTCATTACTCTTTTaactacaaattatttttagggCATGTAACTCGTCTTTAATAACCGTTTCGTCACCGTAAAGCTAGTTTTAAGAATCGCATTGGGTTATAATGACAGAATATTTTTCAACCAGTTTTCTGTCTTCTACAGCGCTACGTGTTTGGGACTTAAATGTAATAACAACAAAGTTAACTTAGTGTCCATGTTTATATATAGagattaatttttttggatAATTCACATCTATTAGATAGATTAAATTTGCGCTCTCCTTTTAGATGAACACATCAACTCATACCATACAAAAGCATTAAGGAGACCAAAGCTAATAGCTGATACATATTTCCGATAACTTGGAACCTTCTCCTTGTACAGCAATCAAGCTCCGGTGTTTCCGCTGTGAAGTCGCAGAACTGACATTACTTCATCGACCAGATTTGCATCTCGCGAACGGCACACGGAATTGGCGATTGTAGGCGCCATTACACAACGCTATAAGCTGTTTGTCTCTATGAAGGCTAAATACCTGTCTGAACACTTTCAGATTGTATCTCCCCCGAAAAAACTTGCTTGGCATGAAGGCCAGTAACGTTTCTTTTTCATCTTTTCTTCTTTTCGAACTTCTTTTTTTAGTAGTGTGTGGATCCACTGTGAAAACGGGCTTCAGGGTTGGTGGTTGCCGTTCTCTTCCAGATGATCAGCGATCTTGTTGTACTAAATATCGTTGTGCGCAGGGATCCATGTTTACGTGCTTCTCGTAGCTACCCTATAAAGCTTTTCTAAGCTTTATGACCAATGGATGTATGAAATCGATGTAGATCTCAGTCTAAATCACATATTTCTAAGTTAATGATTTTCGAACCTCTAACTGACTTTTTCCTcataaactttatatttataatttagccTGTTTGCTTGAGTTTTTATCACGTATGTAATATACCTTATTTGAATTGATAATtaagttgattttaataaaaaagatagCAAATACGATTTTAATCCATTAACTTTTTGTCAGTATTTCCCCGCCTTTGATCTTTACAAATAacgagagtgtaaaatgttctgTTACAACCGAACTCAACTCTTCCCTACTTGTTTTCTTGcaggttttatatttttctaccaTCAGAGGTCATAAATTGCTgaagttttgttttattgcaatcgCTTGGCACACAACCGTTGTTTTGTGGATGCATTGGAAACACCAACCAATGAAGTTTTTGCCCACCTGCCCGTTAATTCGTGCTTCGATTTCAAAAGTGTAGCTTGCCACTTGAATAttcttatacacatacatatgtacacatgtgttCGTATACacgagtatattatatatacctacatatatacatatcataaTACAAGCGCCATATACTTCCAATCTATAGCGCAATGCATCAGTTTACACCTCAGTTGACGAAGAAAAATGTTTGTACCATGCGTTCATTCACCAAATCATAAATGTTTTCCACAAAATTTAttgtcatttttttttacagaagcGAATTCTTATCTAATTTATGATGTTGTGTGTTGTAGCGTTGCAAGTGCTAGAAAAAGAAGGTAGGCAACAAATGTCTATATTGCTCCAATATTTTTTACGATAGTGTaatgttttgttcacctaacggttgcttacAATATCTTAATTGGCAGTATCGAATATGAGTGCTGCTGTGAGAGTATTGCAAAATTATGGTTTTACGTTACAAAGGATTAGAAGTGGGCTTTTCATGAATAATTCGAATCCGTTTTAAGTAGCTGATATGCtgttttaatacttttattgactactgtatattcgtttgaggttTCAGAGCAGAGATTATATCGTTGGAGGATTGAATTGAAATTGCATGGAAAGGGTATTTATTGGAAGAATTTGATACACTTGAAATAGTCAGTTGTATTGATAACAGTCATGCCTGTTCATTACTACAGTATGGCAGTGGCAATTGAGTACAGTTGCAAGTTTCAATCCGTATTTTATTTCCTTATAAAATCCTTTAGCGAAATCttgattatttcaaatataattgagTAGAACTGTCTTCTTTtcaatatgtttgtatttgtccCTAAGAAATagcataaatatacaatatatgcaaaatttataaAGGTAAAGGTTTTATAATCAATCAAATTTCACATTAGGCCATCAGATTGGTATAGGTAAAGTCATTAATGCTCTTACTTGGTCAGCTAGAAACACCGTCACATATCGACATAGCGCCTTGAACATGTCACAAATTTGTTATGGCGTCTAATATCAACTCCAGCCAATTTGCCTGGTTCGTAGAAGGTATGACTATCGAGTTGCTTTAACcttatttagtaaaattttaacagtggaagGGATGTTTATACCTCACCTTCCTTCATACAGCTCATACAATTTGCGGCCTCCAAAATCTTTCGGCCTACCCTGTAAGTATCTATAGGACAGTATCCTGTTAGTAATCCTATCATTGCGATGATATAAACCTTGCTCAGAGCAAATACCATAATTCTTAGGACTTTTTAGGTTTTTCTTCTACCAGTAAATTTTCGCTGTCGAACAGGTGCTGGTTGTTAACCAACGCTTACTGAGCTCACACCAGATCCCACACAGTCTGATTAGATTGT from Bactrocera oleae isolate idBacOlea1 chromosome 3, idBacOlea1, whole genome shotgun sequence includes the following:
- the elB gene encoding zinc finger protein Elbow isoform X1, yielding MHGWVQVAKVLDAKSSPLALLAQTCSAIGADTTNPKLLAANIEKSTKSTLKSSGADGRDKSSPVSSQSSSVSTGSVEHIKSSFKPYESNNNLINNNHMRERLEAETERATNLSTSASTNSLNLIGNGGRVRTPKSNGSGGIMLLNGQQHAAQLQQQRCDSNQSATSQRDSPAINGLRKSSPIGTASAVMDLQQRISNSSSPQQRASSKESAALSHGISSAQMSPSAAAAAAAASQSRLQSATDSAIAAAKEANYVKALHAAAAAAGVPTTSAGSLPGNTAYYAGYPSGNPSSGLSYPMDVMTASALMSQHHPMFKAAAMHPYLNYARLKGIDPAVLMTPNICRDPYCTGCPSSPHFLNKAAGQPCPAGCPQCESNSVKAASLGGGGSSAAAAVAAAAASSYHAQLAALAAASQMPYVCSWISADAAYCGKRFGTSDELFQHLRTHTASLPDSVLSAAAAGGIPPTHPLFQRTYPTPPLSPLSAARYHPYGKPSMLPPPLSSAAGALGGLSMPPHPALAQYFAPYSLYGPSRMGSSHP
- the elB gene encoding zinc finger protein Elbow isoform X2, with the translated sequence MRERLEAETERATNLSTSASTNSLNLIGNGGRVRTPKSNGSGGIMLLNGQQHAAQLQQQRCDSNQSATSQRDSPAINGLRKSSPIGTASAVMDLQQRISNSSSPQQRASSKESAALSHGISSAQMSPSAAAAAAAASQSRLQSATDSAIAAAKEANYVKALHAAAAAAGVPTTSAGSLPGNTAYYAGYPSGNPSSGLSYPMDVMTASALMSQHHPMFKAAAMHPYLNYARLKGIDPAVLMTPNICRDPYCTGCPSSPHFLNKAAGQPCPAGCPQCESNSVKAASLGGGGSSAAAAVAAAAASSYHAQLAALAAASQMPYVCSWISADAAYCGKRFGTSDELFQHLRTHTASLPDSVLSAAAAGGIPPTHPLFQRTYPTPPLSPLSAARYHPYGKPSMLPPPLSSAAGALGGLSMPPHPALAQYFAPYSLYGPSRMGSSHP